In Acaryochloris marina S15, a single genomic region encodes these proteins:
- the rpsC gene encoding 30S ribosomal protein S3, protein MGQKIHPTGFRLGITQDHWSRWFADTDRYPELLQEDFKVRNYVNKNLSNAGIAGVRIERKADQIDLEVRTARPGVVVGRGGSGIESLRVGLQKELGDDRPIRINVVEVARVDAEATLIAEYIVQQLVRRVSFRRVVRQAIQRAQRAGVEGIKIQVGGRLNGAEIARSEWTREGRVPLHTLRANIDYAYRTASTTYGILGVKVWVFKGEIIPGADEQPTNREPQQRRRQQQRRRQQFEDRSE, encoded by the coding sequence GTGGGACAAAAGATTCATCCAACCGGTTTTCGCCTAGGGATCACACAAGATCACTGGTCGCGCTGGTTTGCCGATACCGATCGCTACCCCGAACTCCTTCAAGAGGACTTTAAAGTTCGTAATTACGTCAACAAAAACCTGAGCAATGCTGGCATCGCTGGCGTGCGGATCGAGCGCAAAGCCGATCAGATTGACTTAGAAGTTCGAACAGCCCGTCCTGGCGTAGTTGTGGGTCGAGGCGGAAGCGGTATCGAGTCCCTAAGAGTCGGCCTCCAAAAAGAGCTTGGCGATGATCGCCCCATCCGCATCAACGTCGTTGAAGTGGCTCGGGTTGATGCCGAAGCAACCTTGATTGCTGAATATATTGTCCAGCAGTTGGTTCGCCGAGTATCTTTTCGTCGAGTCGTACGTCAAGCCATTCAACGGGCTCAGCGGGCTGGTGTCGAAGGTATCAAAATCCAAGTGGGTGGCCGACTTAACGGCGCTGAAATTGCCCGAAGTGAATGGACCCGAGAAGGTAGAGTGCCTCTGCATACTCTACGAGCCAACATTGACTATGCCTACCGCACCGCCAGCACCACCTACGGCATTCTAGGGGTCAAAGTTTGGGTCTTTAAGGGTGAAATCATTCCAGGTGCGGATGAACAGCCTACCAATCGCGAACCTCAACAGCGACGCCGTCAGCAACAGCGACGCCGTCAGCAATTTGAAGATCGTTCTGAATAA
- the rplV gene encoding 50S ribosomal protein L22: MTTQLKDINGAYAKAKYIRMSPRKVRRVLDQIRGRSYREALIVLEFMPYRACEPVLKVLRSAVANAETNRGLDPVDLVISHACADQGPRLKRFRPRAQGRAYQIQKPTCHITIAVSAEAS, translated from the coding sequence ATGACAACGCAACTTAAAGATATCAACGGCGCTTACGCCAAAGCTAAATATATCCGCATGTCTCCTCGGAAAGTGCGCCGGGTTCTGGATCAAATTCGAGGCCGGAGCTATCGAGAAGCCCTAATTGTTCTCGAATTTATGCCTTACCGAGCCTGTGAGCCAGTCTTAAAGGTGTTACGTTCAGCGGTTGCTAATGCCGAGACCAATCGCGGATTGGACCCTGTAGATCTCGTGATCAGTCACGCCTGTGCAGACCAAGGTCCTCGTTTAAAGCGGTTTCGCCCTCGTGCCCAAGGACGAGCCTATCAAATTCAAAAGCCAACTTGCCATATCACCATTGCGGTGAGTGCCGAGGCCAGCTAG
- the rpsS gene encoding 30S ribosomal protein S19: protein MSRSLKKGPFVADHLLTKVENLNEKGEKQVIKTWSRASTIIPQMIGHTIAVHNGRQHVPVYVSEQMVGHKLGEFAPTRTFKSHSKGDKKARM, encoded by the coding sequence ATGTCTCGCTCTCTGAAAAAAGGCCCCTTCGTCGCTGACCATCTTTTAACCAAGGTGGAAAACCTCAACGAAAAAGGCGAAAAGCAAGTTATCAAAACCTGGTCACGGGCATCCACCATCATCCCGCAAATGATCGGTCACACCATTGCCGTTCACAATGGCCGTCAGCACGTACCGGTTTACGTCAGTGAACAGATGGTGGGACATAAATTGGGTGAGTTTGCCCCCACTCGCACCTTTAAAAGCCATTCCAAAGGCGATAAAAAAGCACGGATGTAG
- the rplB gene encoding 50S ribosomal protein L2, with translation MGIRYYRPYTAGTRQKTSSDFAEITRDRPEKSLVKSKHRAKGRNNRGVITSRRRGGGHKRRYRIIDFYRNKLGVPGTIATVEYDPNRNARIALVNYKDGEKRYILHPRNMQVGTTIVAGPDSPIEVGNALPLERIPLGTEVHNVELLPGKGGQLVRAAGAMAQVVAKEGKMVTLKLPSGEVRLFQKGCYATIGQVGNVESNNITIGKAGRNRWKARRPKVRGSVMNPVDHPHGGGEGRAPIGRSGPVTPWGKPTLGYKTRKKKKQSNKLIVRRRRRSSKRSRGGRQS, from the coding sequence ATGGGCATCCGCTATTACAGACCTTATACCGCTGGAACTCGCCAAAAAACGAGTTCTGATTTCGCTGAGATCACCCGTGATCGGCCCGAAAAGTCCTTGGTCAAATCCAAGCATCGAGCCAAAGGTCGCAACAACCGAGGAGTCATTACCAGTCGGCGACGAGGGGGCGGTCACAAGCGTCGCTATCGGATCATCGACTTCTATCGCAACAAGCTAGGAGTCCCCGGCACCATCGCCACCGTCGAATATGATCCCAACCGCAATGCTCGCATTGCCTTGGTCAACTACAAAGATGGTGAGAAACGTTATATTCTCCATCCTCGTAATATGCAGGTCGGCACCACTATCGTAGCTGGCCCCGATTCTCCCATTGAGGTGGGCAACGCCCTTCCCCTAGAGAGAATCCCCCTAGGTACAGAAGTCCACAATGTTGAGCTACTTCCCGGCAAAGGCGGCCAATTGGTCCGTGCTGCTGGTGCTATGGCTCAAGTGGTTGCCAAAGAAGGGAAGATGGTTACCCTAAAGCTACCTTCTGGTGAAGTTCGTCTTTTCCAGAAAGGATGCTATGCAACTATCGGTCAAGTCGGAAACGTCGAGTCCAACAACATCACTATCGGTAAAGCCGGTCGAAATCGTTGGAAAGCTCGCCGTCCGAAAGTGAGAGGATCCGTCATGAACCCCGTGGATCACCCTCATGGTGGGGGTGAAGGACGCGCACCGATTGGTCGCAGCGGTCCTGTAACACCTTGGGGTAAACCCACCTTGGGCTATAAGACCCGGAAAAAGAAGAAGCAGAGCAACAAACTGATTGTCCGTCGTCGTCGCCGTTCTTCCAAGCGAAGTCGGGGTGGACGCCAGTCTTAA
- a CDS encoding 50S ribosomal protein L23: MTKVKPTSLADLIRRPIVTEKATLLLENNQYVFEVDPRATKPQIRAAIEELFEVKVTGISTSNMPAKKKRVGKFMGHKAQYKRAIVTLAPEFTINLFPEV, translated from the coding sequence GTGACTAAGGTAAAACCCACCAGTTTGGCCGACTTAATCCGGCGGCCTATCGTTACTGAAAAAGCCACCTTACTTCTGGAAAACAACCAGTATGTATTTGAGGTCGATCCCAGAGCGACCAAACCTCAAATCAGAGCTGCGATTGAAGAGCTGTTTGAAGTCAAAGTAACAGGTATTTCCACCAGCAATATGCCAGCCAAAAAGAAGCGTGTCGGCAAATTCATGGGTCACAAAGCTCAATACAAGCGAGCCATCGTCACCCTTGCACCGGAATTCACCATTAACCTGTTCCCAGAAGTTTAA
- the rplD gene encoding 50S ribosomal protein L4, translating into MVNCVVRNWQGEDAGQAELDLKVANEENAAHIVHRALRRQMNNARQGTASSKTRAEVRGGGRKPWRQKGTGRARAGSSRSPLWRGGGVIFGPKPRSYSTKMNRKERRLALRTAFTSRTEDLVVVEDFGDNLSRPKTKDLLEAMGRWGVAAGSKTLLILADKHDTIYLSARNVEKLKLILASNLNVYDLLAADQIVVTQSAIAKIQEVYSD; encoded by the coding sequence ATGGTTAATTGTGTAGTAAGAAATTGGCAAGGAGAGGACGCAGGTCAAGCAGAACTTGATCTGAAAGTTGCCAACGAAGAGAATGCGGCCCATATCGTTCACCGCGCCCTCCGTCGTCAAATGAACAATGCCCGCCAGGGAACCGCCTCCAGTAAAACCCGTGCTGAAGTTCGCGGGGGTGGACGTAAGCCCTGGCGACAAAAAGGTACAGGTCGTGCCCGTGCCGGTTCGAGTCGTTCTCCCCTCTGGCGAGGTGGTGGTGTTATCTTTGGCCCTAAGCCTCGAAGCTATTCCACCAAGATGAACCGCAAAGAGCGACGGTTAGCCTTGAGAACAGCCTTTACTAGCCGAACAGAAGACTTGGTTGTAGTAGAAGATTTCGGTGATAACCTCTCTCGGCCCAAAACTAAAGACTTGCTAGAAGCAATGGGTCGCTGGGGTGTAGCTGCTGGCTCTAAAACGCTGCTGATTCTGGCAGACAAGCATGACACCATCTATCTTTCTGCCCGCAATGTAGAAAAGCTGAAGCTAATCCTAGCTAGCAACTTAAATGTCTACGATTTGCTCGCAGCAGATCAGATTGTGGTAACCCAATCTGCGATCGCAAAAATTCAGGAGGTTTACAGTGACTAA
- the rplC gene encoding 50S ribosomal protein L3 has product MSVGILGTKLGMTQVFDEAGRAIPVTVVQAGPCPVTQIKTAQTDGYTAIQIGYGSTTEKALTRPELGHLKKSDSTPQRHLHEYRLADVSEFELGQNISADRFSEGQLVDVSGTSIGRGFAGYQKRHNFRRGPMGHGSKNHRAPGSTGAGTTPGRIYPGKRMAGQMGNVKKTIRKLTVVRVDAERNVLLIKGSVPGKPGALLNIQPATIVGKS; this is encoded by the coding sequence GTGTCTGTCGGTATTTTAGGAACAAAGCTGGGAATGACCCAGGTTTTTGATGAAGCGGGTCGTGCGATTCCAGTCACCGTCGTCCAGGCGGGTCCTTGTCCGGTCACCCAGATCAAAACAGCCCAAACGGATGGCTACACAGCCATTCAAATTGGCTATGGCAGCACTACCGAAAAAGCATTAACGCGCCCTGAATTGGGTCACCTCAAGAAATCAGATTCAACCCCGCAGCGTCATCTTCATGAATATCGGTTGGCCGATGTTAGTGAATTTGAACTAGGTCAAAATATTTCCGCGGACCGTTTTTCGGAAGGTCAGCTGGTTGATGTCTCCGGCACCAGTATTGGCCGTGGTTTCGCCGGCTACCAAAAACGCCACAATTTCAGACGAGGCCCCATGGGTCACGGTTCTAAAAACCATCGCGCCCCAGGTTCAACCGGTGCAGGTACTACCCCAGGTCGCATCTATCCCGGCAAGCGAATGGCCGGACAAATGGGGAACGTCAAAAAGACCATTCGTAAATTGACCGTTGTGCGAGTAGATGCTGAGCGCAACGTTTTGTTGATCAAGGGTTCAGTTCCCGGCAAGCCCGGTGCTTTACTCAACATTCAGCCTGCAACCATTGTTGGCAAAAGCTAG
- a CDS encoding YiiD C-terminal domain-containing protein, producing MTSDPKAVEQYLHEHIPISAAMAVTVSALHPSVVLSVPLQPNINHRQTGFGGSISTLAILAAWTFVHTQLQPLSNPYRIVIQDNSVKYFQPVTSDFEARCSPPSAETWQRFLKILQRKGKSRIKLAVEVYAEEQLVATFLGNYVALDIHSTS from the coding sequence GTGACTTCAGACCCTAAAGCAGTAGAACAATATCTCCACGAACATATTCCGATTTCGGCAGCAATGGCGGTGACCGTTAGTGCCCTACATCCATCCGTCGTCTTATCAGTTCCTCTGCAACCGAATATTAATCATCGCCAAACCGGTTTCGGTGGCAGTATCTCAACCCTAGCGATTTTGGCAGCATGGACCTTCGTCCATACTCAGCTTCAACCCTTGTCAAATCCCTACAGAATCGTCATTCAAGATAACAGCGTGAAATATTTTCAGCCTGTCACCAGTGACTTTGAGGCACGATGCTCACCCCCCTCAGCAGAGACCTGGCAGCGATTCCTCAAAATCCTGCAAAGAAAAGGCAAAAGTCGCATCAAACTAGCGGTCGAAGTCTATGCAGAGGAGCAATTAGTCGCCACATTTTTAGGTAACTACGTCGCTCTAGATATTCATTCAACTTCATAG
- a CDS encoding ABC transporter substrate-binding protein: MWGKNDSPQSPTLLRQIGRCLGIVLCALLLNVSSLSPARAEPVTISFLVAAFEVPIWKPLIAEFEAQHPDIRIEVIEGPSTSNIVEDLYVSAFLLGNAPYDLVYMDITWVAKFAAAGWLQDLSPRVTPEQEAQFLPGAWAGGKFQNKLYRYPAVRADVGALYYRQDLLDQYGYAPPDTFTDLIQISQALQAQGTPWGYLWPGKQTEGTTAMFLEVLSGFGGYWIDPETLAVGLDTEDAIAALDFLVNTLKQGLSPPGTVSYQEEENRRLFQNGQAVFMRNWPYAWSLINAPTSPVQGKVGIHPLISQSGQLARACQGGWGWGISTTSPHPEAAWQVIQFFSSEAAQRQVVQKFGYLPTLKSLYADPDILAKYPHFAMLRDIQEQTVLRPAIAQYDQASDILQRYLNAAFTQQLSPQAAMAAAARETRQLLAP, encoded by the coding sequence ATGTGGGGAAAGAATGACTCTCCTCAATCCCCAACCCTGCTCAGACAAATCGGTAGGTGCTTGGGCATTGTTTTATGTGCCTTGCTATTGAATGTCTCTAGCCTCTCCCCTGCTAGGGCAGAGCCAGTGACGATCAGTTTTTTGGTGGCTGCCTTCGAAGTCCCCATCTGGAAACCCCTGATCGCTGAATTCGAAGCCCAACACCCTGATATTCGCATTGAGGTCATTGAAGGCCCCAGCACCTCCAATATTGTCGAAGACCTCTACGTTTCGGCCTTTTTGTTGGGGAATGCCCCCTACGACTTGGTCTATATGGATATCACCTGGGTGGCTAAGTTTGCTGCTGCGGGTTGGTTGCAAGATCTATCACCAAGAGTCACTCCCGAACAAGAAGCCCAGTTTTTGCCAGGTGCCTGGGCAGGTGGCAAATTTCAAAATAAACTCTATCGCTACCCTGCTGTCCGAGCGGATGTGGGGGCGTTGTATTATCGCCAAGACTTGCTCGATCAGTATGGCTACGCTCCCCCTGACACCTTTACTGATTTAATCCAGATTTCCCAAGCTCTGCAAGCTCAGGGGACTCCTTGGGGCTATTTATGGCCGGGGAAACAAACCGAAGGCACAACGGCCATGTTCCTAGAGGTTTTGTCAGGGTTTGGTGGGTATTGGATTGATCCTGAGACTTTGGCAGTGGGGTTGGATACGGAAGATGCGATCGCAGCCCTAGACTTCCTCGTCAACACCCTCAAACAGGGCCTCTCACCACCCGGAACGGTCAGCTATCAAGAAGAAGAAAACCGTCGTCTATTTCAAAATGGTCAAGCGGTATTCATGCGCAACTGGCCCTATGCCTGGTCTCTCATCAACGCCCCCACCTCACCAGTTCAAGGCAAAGTAGGTATTCATCCCCTGATATCTCAATCTGGACAATTGGCACGCGCCTGCCAAGGCGGTTGGGGATGGGGGATTTCCACCACCAGTCCACATCCTGAAGCAGCCTGGCAAGTCATTCAGTTTTTCTCCAGCGAAGCGGCTCAAAGGCAGGTCGTCCAAAAGTTTGGATATCTCCCCACTCTCAAATCGCTCTATGCCGATCCAGATATTTTGGCGAAATATCCCCACTTCGCAATGCTCCGGGACATTCAAGAACAGACCGTGTTGCGCCCTGCCATTGCCCAATACGACCAAGCCTCCGACATTCTGCAACGGTATCTCAATGCAGCCTTTACCCAACAGCTCAGCCCCCAGGCTGCGATGGCTGCTGCCGCCCGCGAGACCCGTCAATTACTAGCTCCCTAA
- a CDS encoding DUF2085 domain-containing protein: MVRTVARPTQTVEFVKQPRPWRSIMADVILVGLVSGPLAAPFLASTELPILPQIASIIYFMGDHVCPQPEMGLAFMPPFLMAVCMRCFGTLMGLVTMRYLFSVNQGQASYWLNRYGLPGLILTIGLCLVYPFELYAQSWGWWEYNNFIVTIFGLVSGLGLGAYIMPPLHRTPRT; the protein is encoded by the coding sequence ATGGTACGGACAGTGGCACGGCCCACCCAAACGGTGGAGTTCGTCAAACAACCTCGCCCCTGGCGCAGCATCATGGCTGATGTCATTTTAGTGGGATTAGTGTCTGGCCCACTGGCCGCTCCCTTTCTGGCCTCAACCGAATTGCCCATTCTGCCCCAGATTGCCAGCATCATCTACTTTATGGGCGATCATGTCTGCCCTCAACCGGAGATGGGATTAGCCTTCATGCCGCCCTTCCTAATGGCTGTTTGTATGCGCTGTTTCGGCACCTTGATGGGGCTAGTGACAATGCGCTATCTGTTCTCGGTGAATCAAGGTCAAGCCTCTTATTGGCTCAATCGCTACGGTTTACCCGGCCTCATCCTCACCATTGGCCTCTGTTTAGTCTATCCTTTTGAACTCTATGCCCAATCTTGGGGTTGGTGGGAATACAACAACTTTATCGTCACAATTTTTGGCTTAGTTTCTGGCCTAGGACTTGGGGCCTATATCATGCCGCCCCTCCACCGCACTCCTCGGACTTAA
- the cobO gene encoding cob(I)yrinic acid a,c-diamide adenosyltransferase — translation MTQSASSTSPSTDSQLTAEQHQQKMQRRKQVQDQRVAERSQEKGLVIVHTGNGKGKTTAALGMVMRSLGHGYKVAIVQFIKGAWEPAEKAVLGNWPDQLVFHAMGEGFTWETQDRERDTAKAKAAWEQALSYIQNPDYRLVLLDEVNIALKHGYLDVATVVAGLEAKPADTHVILTGRGAPKELIDQADLVTEMTLVKHPFREQGVKAQPGIEF, via the coding sequence ATGACTCAATCGGCCTCTTCCACGTCACCCTCAACTGACTCACAACTCACTGCAGAGCAGCATCAGCAGAAAATGCAGCGCCGCAAACAGGTGCAAGATCAGCGGGTTGCCGAGCGATCGCAAGAGAAAGGCTTAGTCATTGTCCATACCGGAAATGGCAAAGGCAAAACCACCGCCGCCTTAGGAATGGTCATGCGTTCCCTCGGGCATGGCTATAAAGTCGCCATTGTTCAGTTCATCAAAGGCGCTTGGGAGCCTGCCGAAAAAGCTGTCCTAGGAAACTGGCCCGATCAGCTCGTATTTCATGCCATGGGCGAAGGATTTACTTGGGAAACCCAAGATCGCGAGCGCGATACCGCCAAAGCCAAAGCCGCCTGGGAACAAGCCTTAAGCTATATTCAAAATCCTGACTATCGCCTCGTTCTGTTGGACGAAGTCAACATTGCCCTCAAACATGGCTACTTAGATGTAGCCACAGTGGTTGCCGGGTTGGAAGCTAAGCCTGCCGACACCCACGTCATCCTCACCGGGCGAGGAGCCCCCAAAGAATTAATCGACCAGGCCGATTTAGTTACTGAGATGACCCTGGTCAAACATCCTTTCCGCGAACAAGGCGTGAAAGCCCAACCTGGTATCGAATTTTAG
- a CDS encoding pentapeptide repeat-containing protein, giving the protein MHRNDQASNHKKLKHQKKIGVWKIIPALILLIIIELILREKSVEKDFARLKSSASHQKRQAVENLVRGCSAQQEHELPTYLSERLFGNCRSLVETSLKQAKLSTINLRFTDLSDADLSSANLQNADLGFAKLYFTNLSHTNLNHADLSSAYLHLAQFEQANLSNANLHRANLHNANLFKTNLRNANFHNTILSSANLSKADLTGADFSDVAFHNAYLFKANLTKTNLSKARFGEARLNNANLTKTNLSGAHLNNVDLYQATLIGVKLEHADLRGADLRRAILLSTDFRKTKNLTQAQLEGIVHPNQLEGKIHPLICNSPLPKGINIDINRDCNKVAAALYKNNPSSFKKLEEAEKFVKEQQLQKWN; this is encoded by the coding sequence ATGCACAGGAACGATCAGGCATCCAATCATAAAAAGCTCAAACATCAAAAAAAGATAGGTGTCTGGAAAATTATTCCAGCATTAATTTTGCTGATCATCATTGAGTTGATTCTTCGAGAAAAAAGTGTTGAAAAAGACTTTGCAAGGCTGAAGAGCAGCGCTTCTCATCAAAAAAGGCAGGCTGTTGAAAATCTGGTTCGAGGATGTAGTGCTCAACAAGAGCATGAGCTGCCAACCTATCTATCAGAGCGGCTATTTGGTAATTGCCGCTCCTTAGTTGAAACGTCCTTAAAACAGGCCAAACTTAGCACGATAAACCTTCGTTTCACTGACCTTAGTGACGCTGATCTCAGTAGTGCTAATCTCCAAAATGCTGATCTGGGCTTTGCCAAACTCTATTTCACTAATCTCAGTCACACTAACCTAAACCATGCCGACTTAAGCAGTGCTTACCTGCACTTAGCCCAGTTCGAGCAAGCTAACCTGAGCAATGCCAATCTACACAGGGCTAACCTTCACAACGCCAATCTCTTCAAAACAAACCTCAGGAACGCTAATTTCCACAACACCATCCTCAGTAGTGCCAATCTAAGTAAAGCCGACCTAACGGGTGCAGATTTCAGTGATGTAGCCTTTCACAATGCCTACCTTTTTAAAGCCAACCTCACCAAGACAAATCTGAGTAAAGCCAGGTTTGGTGAAGCCCGCCTCAACAACGCCAACCTCACCAAGACAAATCTTAGCGGTGCTCATCTCAACAACGTTGACCTCTATCAAGCCACTCTGATTGGTGTCAAACTTGAACATGCCGATCTGCGGGGTGCTGATCTTCGCAGAGCTATTCTGTTAAGTACCGATTTTCGAAAGACCAAAAATCTTACTCAAGCGCAGTTAGAGGGAATAGTACATCCCAATCAATTGGAAGGAAAGATACATCCATTGATTTGCAATTCGCCACTCCCAAAAGGAATCAATATCGACATCAATAGAGACTGTAACAAGGTAGCTGCTGCTCTGTATAAGAACAATCCATCCAGCTTTAAAAAGCTAGAAGAGGCAGAAAAGTTTGTCAAAGAACAACAATTGCAGAAGTGGAATTAG
- the cobJ gene encoding precorrin-3B C(17)-methyltransferase, whose product MSQRLLQAFQPLAAFATTPNAIHTLQPLYQQTGATLWVPTSLAHLPNTQAYKGPLKDHLQTLWNDHQGLIFCLATGAVVRLIAPLLTDKSQDPAVVVLDEPGQFVISLCSGHLGRADQLTQLLAQQIGATPILTGASNAANLPSIDTLGVPFGWQRSAGDWNAVAGAIARGETITVHQAAGSELWQAHLPPSHTYKFVSDTESPQIWISPKAPSADEATVQWHPRVLWVGMGCERGTSRQLMEQALRQVCEQYQLAGEAIAGIATLDLKADEVGLIELCQQANWPLQCFSPEDLQNISVPTPSDVVKTEVGTPSVAEAAALKAAQQDTLLVTKQIFKDPAQPGAVTVAIAQAEQEYTGRTGQLLLVGTGPGALEQMTPAAKTAITQADVVIGYTLYVDLVRSQFRPGQIIEPSPITQERQRAQRAIDLAQWGLTVAVISSGDAGIYGMAGLVMEALQQNDWDGQTPNVQIFPGISALQAAASQVGTPLMHDFCAISLSDLLTPWPVIEKRLEAAAAADFVMALYNPRSQKRIEHLLKAQQICLQHRDPQTPVAVVRSVYRPDQTTHLGTLAELDTLPVDMLSTVIIGNATTRFHKDWMITPRGYFQKSDPSP is encoded by the coding sequence TTGAGTCAACGTTTATTGCAAGCCTTCCAGCCCTTAGCCGCCTTTGCTACCACCCCCAACGCTATCCACACCCTTCAGCCCCTCTATCAACAAACTGGAGCCACCCTCTGGGTTCCTACCTCCCTTGCTCACCTACCTAATACCCAAGCCTACAAAGGCCCTCTCAAAGACCATCTCCAAACCTTGTGGAACGACCATCAGGGTCTGATTTTCTGCCTTGCCACCGGAGCCGTCGTTCGTCTGATTGCTCCTCTCCTAACCGATAAATCCCAAGATCCTGCCGTCGTTGTCCTCGATGAACCCGGCCAATTTGTGATTAGCCTCTGCAGTGGTCACCTCGGTAGAGCCGATCAGCTTACCCAACTTCTAGCCCAACAAATAGGAGCTACCCCCATCCTCACCGGGGCCAGCAACGCCGCAAATCTGCCCAGCATCGACACCCTCGGTGTACCCTTCGGCTGGCAACGAAGTGCAGGAGACTGGAATGCCGTTGCCGGAGCCATTGCCCGTGGCGAGACCATCACCGTTCATCAAGCCGCTGGCTCCGAACTGTGGCAAGCCCATTTACCCCCATCTCACACCTATAAATTCGTTAGCGATACCGAATCTCCCCAAATTTGGATCAGCCCCAAAGCTCCATCTGCAGACGAAGCCACCGTTCAATGGCATCCTCGTGTCCTCTGGGTAGGGATGGGCTGTGAGCGGGGCACTTCCCGACAGCTTATGGAGCAAGCCCTACGCCAAGTCTGTGAACAATATCAACTCGCTGGGGAAGCGATTGCCGGGATTGCCACCCTAGATCTGAAAGCTGATGAAGTCGGATTAATCGAACTCTGTCAACAGGCTAACTGGCCTCTGCAATGCTTTTCCCCTGAAGACTTACAGAATATTTCAGTCCCTACACCTTCTGATGTCGTTAAGACCGAAGTAGGGACACCTAGCGTTGCTGAAGCCGCTGCCCTCAAGGCTGCCCAGCAAGATACTCTTCTCGTCACGAAGCAAATCTTTAAAGACCCGGCACAACCCGGAGCGGTCACCGTTGCTATTGCCCAGGCTGAGCAAGAATATACTGGGCGTACAGGGCAACTTTTACTAGTGGGAACAGGGCCTGGTGCACTGGAACAAATGACTCCTGCGGCCAAAACTGCCATTACCCAAGCAGATGTAGTGATTGGTTATACCCTCTATGTGGACTTGGTGCGATCGCAGTTTCGTCCCGGTCAAATCATTGAACCGTCCCCCATTACCCAAGAACGCCAACGCGCCCAACGAGCCATCGATTTAGCCCAGTGGGGGCTGACAGTAGCAGTGATCTCTTCTGGTGATGCGGGTATTTATGGCATGGCGGGTTTAGTGATGGAAGCGCTCCAGCAGAACGATTGGGATGGACAGACCCCTAACGTTCAGATTTTTCCCGGTATTTCTGCTTTGCAAGCGGCTGCCTCCCAGGTGGGCACGCCCCTTATGCATGACTTTTGTGCCATTAGCCTGAGTGATTTACTGACGCCTTGGCCCGTGATTGAAAAGCGACTAGAAGCTGCTGCTGCTGCTGATTTTGTGATGGCGTTGTACAATCCGCGATCGCAAAAACGAATCGAACATTTGCTCAAAGCCCAGCAAATCTGTTTGCAGCATCGAGACCCGCAAACGCCTGTTGCAGTGGTGAGATCGGTGTATCGTCCAGACCAAACTACTCATTTGGGAACTTTGGCTGAATTAGACACCTTACCCGTAGACATGCTTAGTACCGTGATCATCGGCAATGCCACCACTCGGTTTCATAAGGATTGGATGATTACCCCCAGAGGTTATTTTCAGAAATCTGATCCGTCGCCCTAG